A window of Azospirillum lipoferum 4B contains these coding sequences:
- a CDS encoding type IV secretory system conjugative DNA transfer family protein, producing the protein MTADSCIVLGAWNGQPLRERSMQPVLVIGPTGSGKTTTTVLPTLFAGWRESAVVWDFKGTLAGDSGAARERFGDVIVLDLARPGGSRYNPLMAVRPGPHLVPDCQHAARILTEGEKEGHWRNAAFSYLTGVFVFLLTAAPDGEKTLTGARRHILLGDDGLKRRGRRNGAAS; encoded by the coding sequence ATGACGGCGGACTCCTGCATCGTTCTCGGCGCCTGGAACGGCCAGCCCCTGCGCGAACGCAGCATGCAGCCGGTGCTGGTGATCGGCCCGACCGGCTCGGGCAAGACCACCACCACGGTGCTGCCCACCCTGTTCGCCGGCTGGCGCGAGAGCGCGGTGGTGTGGGACTTCAAGGGCACCCTGGCCGGCGACAGCGGGGCGGCGCGAGAACGCTTCGGCGACGTCATCGTCCTCGACCTGGCCCGGCCGGGCGGTTCCCGCTACAACCCGCTGATGGCGGTGCGCCCCGGTCCCCATCTGGTGCCGGACTGCCAGCACGCCGCCCGCATCCTCACCGAAGGCGAGAAGGAAGGCCACTGGCGCAACGCCGCCTTCTCCTACCTCACCGGTGTCTTCGTCTTCCTGCTGACCGCTGCCCCGGATGGCGAGAAGACGCTGACCGGTGCGCGGCGGCACATCCTGCTCGGCGACGACGGGCTGAAGCGCCGGGGCCGGCGGAACGGAGCGGCGTCATGA
- a CDS encoding ATPase, T2SS/T4P/T4SS family gives MKDRDAELDRQSLLLASLVLLRDALFGDLLARDDVANLLVLPPAGGAGLCRVVVKNGPVPELVRMVEPAQLLRFLALVAGFHRKELRRDRPTLDAVLPVTGERLHADIPPVTPGPSCSIRKPYRGRITLDDWAASGAATRLQVTLIRRLIAARRTLVIAGDVDTGKTTLLRACLEEPAFRQGLPAILQDPYEFEPPCPFAYAMVADPLADPPVTLEALVAGALRVPMTHLVLGEVRRAEARAMVVGWTTGHPGLCTVHAGSAWDALDRVAQMVGLGGVAMDALQMRWIAKAVDAVVHLARHPDGRRFVNEIVRVEGYDPACGFVLRPLAVGDFDGGGEYDIQR, from the coding sequence ATGAAGGACCGGGATGCTGAGCTCGACCGTCAGTCCCTGCTACTGGCCTCGCTGGTCCTGCTGCGCGACGCCCTGTTCGGCGACCTGCTGGCCCGCGACGACGTCGCCAACCTGCTGGTGCTGCCGCCCGCCGGCGGGGCCGGCCTGTGCCGGGTGGTGGTGAAGAACGGGCCGGTGCCGGAACTGGTCCGCATGGTCGAGCCGGCCCAGCTGCTGCGCTTCCTGGCGCTCGTCGCCGGCTTTCACCGCAAGGAGCTGCGCCGCGACCGCCCAACGCTCGACGCCGTGCTGCCGGTCACCGGCGAGCGCCTTCACGCCGACATCCCGCCGGTGACGCCGGGACCGTCCTGCTCGATCCGCAAGCCCTATCGCGGGCGCATCACGCTGGACGATTGGGCGGCGTCCGGCGCGGCGACAAGACTCCAGGTGACGTTGATCCGCCGGCTGATCGCCGCCCGCCGCACATTGGTGATCGCCGGCGACGTCGACACCGGCAAGACGACGCTGCTGCGCGCCTGCCTGGAGGAACCGGCCTTCCGGCAGGGGCTGCCCGCCATCCTGCAAGACCCCTACGAGTTCGAGCCGCCCTGTCCCTTCGCCTACGCCATGGTCGCCGATCCGCTGGCCGACCCGCCGGTGACGCTGGAGGCCCTGGTGGCCGGTGCGCTACGGGTGCCGATGACGCATCTGGTGCTGGGCGAGGTCCGCCGGGCCGAGGCCCGCGCCATGGTGGTCGGCTGGACCACCGGCCATCCCGGACTGTGCACCGTGCATGCTGGTTCGGCTTGGGACGCGCTCGACCGCGTCGCCCAGATGGTCGGTCTCGGCGGCGTCGCGATGGACGCCCTGCAGATGCGCTGGATCGCCAAGGCTGTGGACGCGGTGGTCCATCTCGCCCGCCACCCCGATGGGCGCCGCTTCGTCAACGAGATCGTCCGGGTCGAGGGTTACGACCCGGCGTGCGGGTTCGTCCTCCGCCCGCTGGCGGTAGGGGATTTTGACGGTGGAGGTGAGTATGACATCCAACGGTAA
- a CDS encoding VirB3 family type IV secretion system protein has translation MNAPLLPDGWEKPVRRTSVRPTKMPLGVPMELLAIALWLAAELWFALGALPQAVAGFLAVFLTARHLTRRDPWWLEILRQGTAAWLARALRTRGRSLGLSAYKAPR, from the coding sequence ATGAACGCTCCGCTGCTGCCGGATGGATGGGAGAAGCCGGTGCGTCGCACCTCGGTGCGGCCGACCAAGATGCCGCTCGGCGTGCCGATGGAACTGCTGGCCATCGCCCTCTGGCTGGCCGCCGAGCTGTGGTTCGCGCTCGGCGCCTTGCCCCAGGCGGTGGCCGGGTTCCTCGCCGTCTTCCTCACCGCCCGTCATCTGACCCGGCGCGATCCCTGGTGGCTGGAGATCCTCCGCCAGGGCACCGCCGCCTGGCTGGCCCGGGCGTTGCGCACGCGGGGCCGCTCGCTCGGCCTGTCCGCTTACAAAGCCCCCCGCTGA
- a CDS encoding conjugal transfer protein TrbE-like gives MLDLTAFDDGFDALSRHLPWDCFVWPGVVLLEEDGALMAVVEYGGRDQSVQDPAEIQQTAMAASNALFPFTGGWTFHFETQRRWGHGYPHGTGAHPVASQIDAERRERLDAAGRQLRSRSFLAITFTPTHKQARRWAAWFTRNPPERAKPDVMRDHVEPFRQLVLQFAGLFGRAVGWARMLDDDAVMAFLHSCVSPIEQPYVSAPDIPGFPIKANLVDVGFLPGSFPAWSNGAERWHLRLVGIGGYPKVSHPGLLNALDALPFPVRWSVRFEAMDHVQARGVFAALWRKHDDTSYDWRSVLLRAVGGFSALRHDPVGVLEALEAEAARLEAEQAGTSSGWMTPTAVLWGASVEEAEARLGDLVKALRSLGFTVLEESWGAERAWYGTLPGHVRPNPRKVPLTQVQLADFLILSSVWGGPAINPHLRCDPLMQLEAEGGTPLMFDLHQGPDGAALVIGPPRTGKSTVLAFMGHQFLARAPGARVVWIDVDATESTSLVATWAAGGEFLSMGSGDGTVADLALQPLADIDTAGGFAWGHGFVMDLLRLQGVLAPGGLSAAQAGDAVDAALHLLAVSPPSERTLSHLAHLVQDNILRIALEPYCRGGPYGDLVDAAEDRFLGSAWTTVDIGALIDRGPGAVPVIRALFRRFYRLFADGRPTLFLVDEAFKALKHQPDELDELRRRGPKKNVALVLATHQLDDIEGSPIAAMLKTIQVLLLLADINAAKRRIVLDWGLNATQAAQVGTAMPRRDIFFKTPEGSRLGQLTLDPIALAVCGCGGAAQRRAAFATMSEAGAAGFAAAWLRRHGLAEAANTLDGNPSDDGDTP, from the coding sequence ATGCTCGACCTGACCGCCTTCGACGATGGCTTCGACGCCTTGTCCCGGCATCTGCCGTGGGATTGCTTCGTCTGGCCCGGTGTCGTGCTGCTGGAGGAGGACGGCGCGCTGATGGCCGTCGTCGAGTATGGCGGGCGCGACCAGAGCGTCCAGGATCCGGCCGAGATCCAGCAGACCGCGATGGCCGCCAGCAACGCGCTGTTCCCCTTCACCGGCGGCTGGACCTTTCACTTCGAGACGCAACGGCGCTGGGGCCACGGCTACCCACACGGAACCGGCGCCCATCCCGTCGCCAGCCAGATCGACGCCGAGCGCCGGGAGCGGCTCGACGCCGCCGGACGGCAACTGCGCTCGCGCAGTTTCCTCGCCATTACCTTCACGCCGACCCACAAACAGGCGCGGCGCTGGGCCGCCTGGTTCACCCGCAACCCGCCCGAGCGCGCCAAGCCCGACGTCATGCGCGACCATGTCGAACCGTTCCGCCAGCTGGTCCTGCAGTTCGCCGGCCTGTTCGGCCGCGCCGTCGGCTGGGCACGCATGCTCGACGACGACGCGGTGATGGCCTTCCTCCATTCCTGCGTCTCGCCGATCGAGCAGCCGTATGTCTCGGCTCCCGACATTCCGGGATTTCCGATCAAGGCCAACCTCGTCGATGTCGGTTTTCTCCCCGGTTCCTTCCCGGCCTGGAGCAACGGGGCGGAGCGCTGGCACCTGCGCCTCGTCGGCATCGGCGGCTACCCCAAGGTCAGCCACCCCGGCCTGCTGAACGCGCTCGACGCGCTGCCCTTTCCCGTCCGCTGGTCGGTGCGTTTCGAGGCGATGGACCATGTCCAGGCCCGTGGCGTCTTCGCCGCCCTCTGGCGCAAGCACGACGACACCTCCTATGACTGGCGCTCGGTGCTGCTGCGTGCGGTGGGTGGCTTCAGCGCGCTGCGCCACGACCCGGTCGGCGTGCTGGAAGCCCTCGAGGCCGAGGCCGCCCGGCTCGAGGCCGAGCAGGCCGGCACCAGCTCCGGCTGGATGACGCCGACCGCCGTGCTATGGGGCGCCTCCGTCGAGGAGGCCGAGGCCCGTCTGGGCGACCTCGTCAAGGCGCTGCGGTCGCTGGGCTTCACCGTCCTCGAAGAGAGCTGGGGCGCCGAGCGGGCGTGGTACGGCACGCTGCCCGGCCATGTCCGGCCCAACCCGCGCAAGGTGCCGCTGACCCAGGTCCAACTCGCCGACTTCCTCATCCTGTCCTCGGTCTGGGGCGGGCCGGCGATCAATCCGCATCTGCGCTGTGACCCGCTGATGCAATTGGAGGCCGAGGGCGGCACGCCCTTGATGTTCGACCTGCACCAGGGTCCGGACGGCGCGGCGCTGGTGATCGGGCCGCCGCGCACCGGCAAGTCCACCGTGCTGGCCTTCATGGGCCACCAGTTTCTCGCCCGCGCGCCCGGTGCCCGTGTCGTCTGGATCGACGTCGATGCCACCGAGAGCACGTCGCTGGTCGCCACCTGGGCGGCGGGCGGCGAGTTCTTGTCGATGGGCAGCGGCGACGGCACGGTGGCGGACCTCGCCTTGCAGCCGCTGGCCGACATCGACACCGCTGGCGGCTTCGCCTGGGGCCACGGCTTCGTCATGGATCTGCTGCGGCTCCAGGGCGTGCTGGCCCCGGGCGGCCTCTCGGCGGCGCAGGCCGGCGACGCGGTGGACGCGGCGCTGCATCTGCTGGCCGTCTCGCCGCCGTCCGAGCGCACCCTCTCGCACCTCGCCCATCTGGTGCAGGACAACATCCTCCGCATCGCCCTGGAGCCCTATTGTCGGGGTGGTCCCTACGGCGATCTGGTCGATGCGGCGGAGGACCGCTTCCTCGGTTCCGCCTGGACCACGGTGGACATCGGCGCGTTGATCGATCGCGGCCCCGGTGCCGTGCCGGTGATCCGGGCGCTGTTCCGCCGCTTCTACCGACTGTTCGCCGATGGCCGCCCGACATTGTTCCTGGTCGATGAGGCCTTCAAGGCGCTCAAGCACCAGCCCGACGAGCTGGACGAGCTGCGCCGCCGCGGGCCGAAGAAGAACGTCGCCCTGGTGCTCGCTACCCACCAGCTCGACGACATCGAGGGCAGCCCCATCGCCGCCATGCTCAAGACCATCCAGGTTCTGTTGCTGCTGGCCGACATCAACGCCGCCAAGCGGCGCATCGTCCTCGACTGGGGCCTCAACGCCACCCAGGCGGCCCAGGTGGGCACCGCCATGCCCCGGCGCGACATTTTCTTCAAGACCCCCGAGGGCAGCCGGCTCGGACAGCTCACCCTCGATCCCATCGCGTTGGCGGTCTGCGGCTGCGGTGGGGCGGCGCAGCGTCGGGCCGCCTTCGCCACCATGTCCGAGGCCGGCGCGGCGGGCTTCGCCGCCGCTTGGCTGCGCCGGCACGGGCTGGCGGAAGCCGCCAACACCCTGGACGGGAATCCATCCGATGACGGAGACACACCATGA
- a CDS encoding type IV secretion system protein, producing MDVSGLSIALHQLTAAVVTGLGLLGPDAHAALRMLMTLSYTLALLLWLFEGKPAVHGPFLRMLLKFAAIGALIDWFPAGSAALMRAAADQGLSLGSGGGMSLDDPGAIAHLGIQAVIPLMLRVKEMLGPVDFFLNFVEIVIYLLSALVVIVSFCILAIQVFLAFLEYRLLSLAAYLAIPFAVLGPTSFVAERAIGYIAASAMKLLVLGAIIAVCGATLSHLTVTGTPTLDQAFGVAVLAAAIFVLAIKAPRAAAGLVNGGPVMDGITALAALWTAGWLGARSVAGGAAASSGAAGSVMASGATAWGGLRSIVTGATGAVGSGADTASSAAGRRYPAGTFRAGAAASPRSGGGWDKPMTEAQRGQLDRLAAGRTYPADLTRGQASRLIQRWGGEESWYRGGAGPKPEAPDTGDGQ from the coding sequence ATGGACGTCAGCGGCCTGTCGATCGCCTTGCACCAGCTCACAGCCGCCGTGGTCACCGGCCTCGGCCTGCTCGGGCCGGACGCCCACGCCGCGCTGCGGATGCTGATGACGCTGTCCTACACCCTGGCCCTGCTGCTCTGGCTGTTCGAGGGCAAGCCGGCGGTGCACGGCCCCTTCCTGCGCATGCTGCTGAAATTCGCCGCCATCGGCGCGCTCATCGACTGGTTCCCCGCGGGTTCCGCCGCTCTGATGCGGGCGGCGGCCGACCAGGGACTGAGCCTCGGCTCCGGCGGCGGCATGTCGCTGGACGACCCCGGCGCCATCGCCCATCTCGGCATCCAGGCGGTGATCCCGCTGATGCTGCGGGTCAAGGAGATGCTGGGGCCGGTCGACTTCTTCCTGAACTTCGTCGAGATCGTCATCTACCTGCTCTCGGCCCTGGTGGTGATCGTCAGCTTCTGCATCCTGGCGATCCAGGTGTTTCTCGCCTTCCTGGAATACCGGCTGCTGTCGCTGGCCGCCTATCTCGCCATCCCCTTCGCCGTGTTGGGACCGACCAGCTTCGTCGCCGAGCGCGCCATCGGCTACATCGCGGCCTCGGCCATGAAGCTGCTGGTGCTGGGCGCCATCATCGCCGTCTGCGGCGCCACCCTGAGCCATCTGACCGTCACCGGCACGCCGACGCTGGACCAGGCCTTCGGGGTGGCGGTGCTGGCCGCCGCCATCTTCGTGCTGGCGATCAAGGCGCCGCGCGCCGCCGCCGGTCTGGTCAACGGCGGTCCGGTGATGGACGGCATCACCGCGCTGGCCGCCTTGTGGACCGCCGGCTGGCTCGGCGCCCGCAGCGTTGCCGGTGGAGCCGCCGCGTCCTCGGGCGCCGCCGGCAGCGTCATGGCGAGTGGCGCCACCGCCTGGGGCGGCCTGCGCAGCATCGTGACCGGCGCCACCGGCGCGGTCGGCAGCGGAGCCGACACCGCATCCTCGGCGGCGGGCCGGCGGTACCCGGCCGGGACCTTCCGGGCCGGGGCCGCCGCCAGCCCGCGTTCGGGCGGCGGCTGGGACAAGCCGATGACCGAGGCCCAGCGAGGCCAGCTCGACCGTCTCGCCGCCGGCCGCACCTATCCCGCCGACCTGACGCGTGGACAGGCCAGCCGGCTCATCCAGCGATGGGGCGGAGAGGAGTCCTGGTACCGCGGCGGCGCCGGGCCGAAACCCGAGGCCCCGGACACAGGAGACGGCCAATGA
- a CDS encoding TrbG/VirB9 family P-type conjugative transfer protein yields MAEGNQTLVCLKPGEVVRDIVAPGAQVWIPHQPYSFGKGNRRTECIAFMPRRAGLNQQISVFTNERKYDLNVETHKRTHHVEVRWRYPEDWLAALNGPAALTGGSPSEPRDRTTELAFRDRRCAYTLDGDTPAWRPVPTADGQPPVCDDGEITIINFTPGALGAYGAPVLWRIAGDGTRTPAQYGRMNATYHVAGIHDHLLLGLGAQEVHIRRSRP; encoded by the coding sequence ATGGCCGAGGGCAACCAGACGCTGGTCTGCCTCAAGCCCGGCGAGGTGGTGCGCGACATCGTCGCCCCCGGCGCCCAGGTGTGGATTCCGCACCAGCCCTACAGCTTCGGCAAGGGGAACCGGCGCACCGAGTGCATCGCCTTCATGCCGCGTCGCGCCGGACTGAACCAGCAGATCTCCGTCTTCACCAACGAGCGCAAATACGACCTCAACGTCGAAACCCACAAGCGCACCCATCATGTCGAAGTCCGCTGGCGCTATCCTGAGGATTGGCTGGCGGCGCTGAACGGCCCCGCCGCCCTGACCGGCGGTTCCCCATCGGAGCCGCGCGACCGCACCACCGAGCTGGCTTTCCGCGACCGCCGCTGCGCCTACACCCTGGACGGCGATACTCCGGCGTGGCGCCCCGTTCCAACGGCGGACGGCCAGCCGCCGGTCTGTGACGACGGCGAGATCACCATCATCAACTTCACCCCCGGCGCGCTCGGCGCCTATGGCGCGCCGGTGCTGTGGCGCATCGCCGGGGACGGCACCCGCACGCCGGCGCAGTACGGCCGGATGAACGCCACCTACCATGTTGCCGGCATCCACGACCATCTGCTGCTGGGCCTGGGCGCCCAGGAGGTCCACATCCGCAGGAGCCGGCCATGA
- a CDS encoding TrbI/VirB10 family protein, translating to MNNRPDSAPVPSDPLERRRVITSGPHIARILLVLTVAVGLGLAAYMLGRSQGAGDVPKLSVLLDRREPDAKLPSYADLSAPPSPAPSPTPRFEAPKASPAPAKPQAHSPAKDDELRKKALEAGVGGWSRKEPDEAAPAGTPGRTDVAAAGSDCLVPPGTPIAAQTISRVVTERGGIVTAQITRDVWDAGFACLAVPAGSLVTMEIGATVTKGQKRIAVAKPVITRPWPRNDTVQLVAMAADATGASGLPGTVEVPWVGTGLLIAASTAVDLASAALTGGGGLLGTILGRGMESPLDRAAKDLLERAPVITLEAGEPLLLVLRGALRADDFRS from the coding sequence ATGAACAACCGCCCCGACAGCGCGCCGGTGCCGTCCGACCCGCTGGAGCGCCGCCGGGTGATCACCTCCGGTCCGCACATCGCGCGCATCCTCCTGGTGCTGACCGTGGCGGTCGGTCTTGGTCTGGCCGCCTATATGCTCGGCCGTAGCCAGGGAGCCGGTGACGTGCCGAAGCTGTCGGTCCTGCTCGACCGGCGGGAGCCGGACGCCAAGCTGCCGAGCTACGCCGATTTGTCCGCGCCACCATCCCCGGCCCCATCGCCGACGCCGCGCTTCGAGGCGCCGAAGGCGTCGCCGGCACCCGCGAAACCCCAGGCGCACAGCCCGGCGAAAGACGACGAGCTGCGCAAGAAGGCGCTGGAGGCCGGGGTGGGGGGCTGGAGCCGCAAGGAGCCGGACGAGGCCGCTCCCGCCGGAACACCGGGGCGGACCGACGTCGCCGCCGCAGGGTCGGATTGCCTCGTGCCCCCCGGCACGCCGATCGCGGCGCAGACCATCTCCCGGGTGGTGACGGAACGTGGCGGGATCGTCACCGCGCAGATCACGCGCGACGTCTGGGATGCCGGTTTCGCCTGCCTGGCGGTGCCGGCGGGATCACTGGTGACCATGGAGATCGGCGCCACCGTCACCAAGGGCCAGAAGCGCATCGCGGTCGCCAAGCCGGTGATCACCCGGCCCTGGCCGCGCAACGACACGGTTCAGTTGGTCGCCATGGCGGCCGACGCCACCGGGGCCAGCGGCTTGCCCGGCACCGTCGAGGTGCCGTGGGTCGGGACCGGTTTGCTGATTGCCGCCAGTACCGCGGTCGATCTCGCCTCGGCGGCGCTGACCGGTGGCGGCGGTCTGCTCGGCACCATTCTTGGACGCGGCATGGAGAGCCCGTTGGACCGGGCGGCCAAGGACCTGCTGGAACGCGCGCCGGTCATCACCCTGGAGGCGGGCGAGCCGCTGCTTCTGGTGCTGCGCGGGGCGTTGCGGGCCGACGACTTCCGGTCGTGA
- a CDS encoding LysR family transcriptional regulator: MDLRHLRHVDTLAATGSLHRAARHLGLRQPALSQSIRALEADVGTRLVDRSPSGTRLTPAGRAFLSEVRHILAALDQAMDVARHTTAAEAAPLRLGITSDSATHRLAATLRNFSKDVVINDGDVANHRSLLAEGRLDLALLPASAMTDHAHGEALWQEDIHLVLPATHPLAADGAIDIHRLRDLPVILGSGDHASAADHALTSACHAAGIDLPATLRVHHLEVRLMLIAVGLGVSVLPAGSPVLTGATGIVGRPLAPPLSITVAAAWPKSGLTSAAQRFLDVARSLA, from the coding sequence ATGGATTTACGCCATCTCCGCCACGTCGACACGCTGGCCGCAACCGGCAGCCTGCACCGCGCCGCTCGCCACCTGGGACTCCGGCAGCCCGCCCTCAGTCAATCGATCCGTGCGCTGGAAGCCGATGTCGGGACTCGCCTGGTCGACCGCAGCCCATCGGGAACCCGCCTGACACCGGCGGGACGCGCCTTCCTGAGCGAGGTACGGCATATCTTGGCCGCTCTCGACCAGGCGATGGATGTGGCACGGCACACCACAGCCGCGGAGGCCGCGCCGTTGCGTCTCGGAATCACCAGCGACAGCGCCACCCATCGGCTCGCGGCTACGTTGCGCAACTTTTCGAAGGATGTGGTCATCAACGACGGGGACGTGGCGAACCATCGATCGTTGCTCGCCGAAGGAAGGCTGGACCTCGCCCTGCTACCGGCTTCAGCGATGACGGATCATGCCCATGGTGAAGCCCTGTGGCAGGAGGACATTCATCTGGTCCTTCCGGCAACTCACCCGCTGGCGGCGGACGGCGCCATCGACATCCACCGGCTGAGGGATCTTCCCGTGATCCTCGGCTCCGGCGACCATGCCAGCGCCGCCGATCATGCCCTGACCAGTGCCTGTCACGCCGCCGGAATCGATCTCCCTGCCACTCTGAGGGTGCATCATTTGGAAGTCCGGTTGATGCTGATCGCCGTTGGCCTTGGGGTCTCCGTCCTGCCCGCCGGCAGCCCGGTGCTGACGGGCGCGACCGGCATAGTCGGCCGGCCGCTCGCACCGCCGTTGAGCATAACCGTCGCCGCGGCGTGGCCGAAGTCGGGATTGACGTCGGCGGCCCAGCGTTTTCTCGACGTCGCCCGTTCCTTGGCGTGA
- a CDS encoding CHAT domain-containing tetratricopeptide repeat protein — protein sequence MTREEAERLVGQVLAASDETALQRLIEEHAAGMGPLFFELLEARASEPLLLDVARRHLALTGGAALSHLDLAMRLLEAHVQGRLAEAVEELRPALDEDAVDTLIKAAEAGITRRADLGLGRRMLDVARAALESGGHDRLRPTLALEECNYFLLTDDTAAAEACLRGVLDGDAPITDPLLRHALAVNLGVVLLRQGRYADLVRHYTDLLPEIDDDRLRHSARSNLALAHGALGHTGTALTMFLELAEDCRRLGDEDQLATVHGNLALLHERLGLPEEEERHLRVCLDLALNPTGADRTRDWHSVATSCCNLHLFHLRRREFAKAAHWLTQYEKITRGTGVDPDGVTRGRLRLEFAIAHGDLPAALEIADSLVPRLPERVDEEVLAMLGSAGRVMLRAGRLDRAAELFERIVALCERSGHGDLLLSGLGYLGVVRLRTDKTAEAVALFARMTALDRQLRGHVDDPLHQFTFSSQHEALYEEVIGALIDGGDAGPLFDGLQAAKAFAIGHRHAAPAGFAELSAALPPGTAFLEYDHRAGRSVCVVAVHGAAEPVLVSLPLGERELVEAAARFDRCLVWARSLLAGDPFDWLEPVARGLLHPVIERLGTDVRHLVIAPAGGATRLPFHILPLAGGGRVIDRFAVSYAPSATVWLAAAARARRPASFALAAGGKRDDGEGLRRGFTDEGEAVRRLLRSAGCRELAAAIGTGDTCAALLDHLEADILHVAAHGLFDPARPAASGLSLSADGEDRFVSLEALAHRQTAAELVFLSGCDTGRVAPLRNQEALGLVSVLLSQRVTAAALSFWPILGEGAVAPDIVAAFYHGWLLEGLSKAEALRQAMLRHRDRPLYEWAGYGLFGFAAEVPRNDVFPL from the coding sequence ATGACCCGCGAGGAGGCAGAACGGCTGGTCGGGCAGGTTCTTGCCGCATCCGACGAGACAGCGCTTCAGCGGTTGATCGAGGAGCACGCCGCCGGCATGGGGCCGCTGTTCTTCGAACTGCTGGAGGCGCGCGCGTCGGAGCCGCTGTTGCTCGACGTGGCGCGCCGCCATCTCGCCCTGACCGGCGGGGCGGCGCTGTCGCATCTCGACCTCGCCATGCGCCTGTTGGAGGCGCATGTCCAGGGCCGGTTGGCGGAGGCCGTGGAGGAACTGCGGCCGGCGCTCGACGAGGATGCGGTCGATACGCTGATCAAGGCGGCGGAGGCCGGGATCACCCGACGCGCCGATCTCGGACTTGGCCGGCGCATGCTCGACGTCGCCCGCGCCGCGCTGGAATCCGGTGGGCATGACCGGCTGCGCCCCACGCTGGCGTTGGAGGAATGCAACTATTTTCTGCTGACCGACGACACGGCCGCAGCCGAAGCCTGCCTGCGCGGGGTTCTCGATGGGGATGCGCCGATCACGGATCCGCTGCTCCGCCACGCGCTGGCGGTCAACCTCGGTGTCGTGCTGCTGCGCCAGGGGCGTTACGCCGACCTCGTGCGGCACTATACCGATCTCTTGCCGGAGATCGACGACGACCGGCTGCGCCATTCGGCCCGCTCCAACCTTGCTCTGGCGCATGGCGCGCTCGGCCACACCGGAACCGCGCTGACGATGTTCCTGGAACTGGCGGAGGATTGCCGGCGCCTGGGCGACGAAGACCAGCTTGCCACCGTGCATGGCAATCTGGCGCTGCTCCACGAACGGCTTGGCCTGCCCGAGGAGGAGGAAAGGCATCTGCGCGTCTGCCTCGACCTGGCGCTGAACCCCACCGGTGCCGACCGGACGCGCGACTGGCATTCCGTCGCCACCTCTTGCTGCAACCTTCACCTCTTCCACCTGCGACGGCGGGAATTCGCCAAGGCCGCGCATTGGCTGACGCAATACGAGAAGATCACGCGCGGGACCGGCGTGGATCCCGACGGGGTGACGCGCGGCCGGCTGCGCCTGGAGTTCGCCATCGCCCATGGCGATCTGCCGGCCGCCCTGGAGATCGCCGACTCCCTGGTGCCGCGCCTGCCCGAACGTGTCGATGAAGAGGTGCTGGCGATGCTGGGCAGCGCCGGCCGGGTGATGCTGCGGGCCGGCCGCCTCGACCGCGCGGCGGAGCTGTTCGAGCGGATCGTTGCGCTGTGCGAGCGCTCGGGACACGGCGACCTGCTGCTGTCCGGACTCGGCTATCTGGGCGTCGTCCGCCTGCGGACGGACAAGACGGCCGAGGCCGTCGCCCTGTTCGCCCGCATGACCGCGCTCGACCGGCAATTGCGCGGTCATGTCGACGACCCGTTGCACCAGTTCACCTTCTCCTCCCAACATGAAGCGTTGTACGAGGAGGTGATCGGGGCGCTGATCGATGGCGGCGACGCCGGCCCGTTGTTCGACGGTCTCCAGGCCGCCAAGGCGTTCGCCATCGGCCATCGCCATGCCGCCCCCGCCGGCTTCGCCGAACTGAGCGCGGCGCTGCCGCCGGGCACCGCCTTTCTGGAATACGATCACCGGGCCGGACGCAGCGTCTGCGTGGTGGCGGTGCATGGCGCCGCCGAACCGGTGCTGGTTTCCCTGCCGCTCGGCGAGCGGGAGCTGGTTGAGGCGGCGGCGCGCTTCGACCGTTGCCTCGTCTGGGCGCGGTCGTTGCTGGCCGGCGATCCCTTCGATTGGCTGGAGCCGGTGGCCCGGGGACTCCTGCATCCGGTGATCGAGCGGTTGGGCACCGATGTCCGGCATCTGGTGATCGCACCGGCGGGTGGCGCGACGCGGCTGCCGTTCCACATTCTGCCGCTGGCCGGCGGCGGGCGGGTCATCGACCGTTTCGCCGTTTCCTACGCACCGAGCGCCACGGTCTGGCTCGCCGCGGCGGCCCGCGCGCGCCGGCCCGCCAGCTTCGCGCTCGCTGCCGGTGGCAAGCGCGACGACGGCGAAGGTCTGCGGCGCGGCTTCACCGACGAGGGCGAGGCGGTTCGCCGGCTGTTGCGGAGTGCCGGCTGCCGGGAACTGGCGGCGGCGATCGGCACCGGCGACACCTGCGCGGCGCTGCTCGACCATCTGGAGGCCGACATTCTGCACGTCGCCGCGCATGGCCTGTTCGATCCCGCGCGGCCGGCGGCCAGCGGCCTGTCGCTGTCGGCGGACGGGGAGGACCGCTTCGTCTCGCTGGAGGCGCTGGCCCATCGGCAGACGGCGGCGGAACTGGTCTTCCTCAGCGGCTGCGACACCGGCCGCGTCGCCCCCTTGCGCAACCAGGAGGCGCTCGGCCTCGTCAGCGTCCTGCTGAGCCAGCGGGTGACGGCGGCGGCGCTCAGCTTCTGGCCGATCCTGGGGGAGGGGGCCGTGGCCCCGGACATCGTCGCCGCTTTTTACCATGGCTGGTTGCTTGAGGGTCTGTCAAAGGCCGAAGCGTTGCGCCAAGCCATGCTGCGCCACCGTGACCGGCCGCTGTACGAATGGGCCGGCTATGGCCTGTTCGGCTTTGCGGCGGAGGTGCCGCGGAATGACGTCTTCCCCCTGTGA